The Phytohabitans houttuyneae genome has a segment encoding these proteins:
- a CDS encoding nuclear transport factor 2 family protein, with amino-acid sequence MVEDEVRAFSAKRDAVLVGNDAALVAADMTDDWVYVGPDGATPKSDIIGRIASGRLVHHTMEQVGADRVARAGDAVVVTARKASSGTWDGVPYTADEWLSEVYVRVGGRWLCAFSQKTPVAVAD; translated from the coding sequence ATGGTCGAGGACGAGGTGCGGGCGTTCTCCGCGAAGCGGGACGCCGTGCTGGTGGGCAACGACGCGGCGCTGGTCGCCGCCGACATGACCGACGACTGGGTGTACGTCGGACCGGACGGCGCGACCCCGAAGTCGGACATCATCGGCAGGATCGCGTCCGGCCGCCTGGTGCACCACACGATGGAGCAGGTGGGCGCCGACCGGGTCGCGCGGGCCGGCGACGCCGTCGTCGTCACCGCCCGCAAGGCGAGTTCCGGCACGTGGGACGGCGTGCCGTACACGGCGGACGAGTGGCTCAGCGAGGTCTACGTGCGGGTCGGCGGCAGGTGGCTGTGCGCGTTCAGCCAGAAGACGCCGGTCGCCGTGGCGGACTGA
- a CDS encoding glucose 1-dehydrogenase: MSDAQKSEPAQEPPGTLAAMHLKPDHGERSYRGSGRLEGKRTVITGGDSGIGRAVAIAFAREGADVLISYLDEHGDAKDTAALVEEAGRRAVLVAGDLADREHCQTVIDRAVGELGGIDVLVNNAAFQMTHETIEEIPDEEWVRTFDINITAMFRLVKAALPHMGAGGSIINTSSVNYDMPRPTLLPYATTKGAIANFTAGLAQMLGERQIRVNAVAPGPIWTPLIPSTMPPDHVATFGENTPLGRAGQPKEVAPAYVLLASDEAAYISGAVVPVTGGKPIL, encoded by the coding sequence ATGTCTGATGCGCAGAAGTCCGAGCCGGCACAGGAGCCGCCGGGCACCCTCGCGGCCATGCATCTCAAGCCCGACCACGGCGAACGGTCCTACCGCGGCTCCGGCCGCCTCGAAGGCAAGCGGACCGTGATCACCGGTGGCGACAGCGGCATCGGACGCGCGGTCGCGATCGCGTTCGCCCGGGAGGGCGCGGACGTGCTGATCTCGTACCTGGACGAGCACGGCGACGCGAAGGACACCGCCGCGCTGGTCGAGGAGGCCGGCCGCCGGGCGGTGCTCGTCGCCGGCGACCTCGCCGACCGGGAGCACTGCCAGACCGTGATCGACCGGGCGGTCGGCGAGCTGGGCGGGATCGACGTGCTGGTCAACAACGCCGCGTTCCAGATGACCCACGAGACGATCGAGGAGATCCCGGACGAGGAGTGGGTGCGCACCTTCGACATCAACATCACCGCGATGTTCCGGCTGGTCAAGGCCGCCCTGCCGCACATGGGCGCCGGAGGTTCGATCATCAACACCAGCTCGGTCAACTACGACATGCCCCGCCCGACGCTGCTGCCGTACGCGACGACCAAGGGCGCCATCGCCAACTTCACGGCCGGCCTCGCGCAGATGCTCGGCGAACGCCAGATCCGCGTCAACGCCGTCGCCCCCGGCCCCATCTGGACCCCGCTCATCCCGTCCACGATGCCGCCGGACCACGTCGCCACGTTCGGCGAGAACACGCCGCTCGGCCGTGCCGGCCAGCCCAAGGAGGTGGCGCCCGCGTACGTGCTGCTCGCCTCCGACGAGGCCGCATACATCTCCGGTGCCGTCGTACCCGTCACCGGCGGCAAACCCATCCTCTGA
- a CDS encoding plasmid stabilization protein: protein MPAGSSPKRERQYEHIKDSAKKRGASTKRATEIAARTVNKERARAGESRTASRTSTQDISSSRRGGQRSHSGAQGRTKEQLYNEAKKRGIQGRSRMTKAQLQRALS, encoded by the coding sequence ATGCCCGCAGGTTCAAGCCCGAAACGAGAACGGCAGTACGAGCACATCAAGGACAGCGCCAAGAAGCGCGGCGCGTCGACCAAGCGGGCCACGGAGATCGCCGCCCGCACCGTCAACAAGGAACGCGCCCGCGCCGGCGAGTCCCGCACCGCGAGCCGCACGTCCACACAGGACATATCGTCCAGCCGCCGCGGCGGCCAGCGCTCGCACTCCGGCGCGCAGGGGCGCACGAAGGAGCAGCTGTACAACGAGGCGAAGAAGCGCGGCATCCAGGGCCGATCCCGGATGACCAAGGCACAGCTCCAGCGCGCGCTGAGCTGA
- a CDS encoding ATP-binding protein — translation MTRVQMSLRLPRDVHGLALVRAVADRFLTACGASGDCRQDLIAGLVEACGNAIRHALKVDEYTVMLTVDGESCVVEVSDEGLGFAMHGPPGAPPPTAVSGRGLYMIDQLADWLQVDSQPGRGTTVRFAKSLA, via the coding sequence GTGACCAGGGTCCAGATGTCGCTGCGCCTGCCCCGCGACGTTCACGGCCTGGCACTGGTGCGGGCCGTCGCCGACCGGTTCCTCACGGCCTGCGGCGCCTCCGGCGACTGCCGCCAGGACCTGATCGCCGGCCTCGTCGAGGCATGCGGCAACGCGATCCGCCACGCTCTCAAGGTGGACGAGTACACGGTCATGCTCACCGTGGACGGCGAGTCGTGCGTGGTCGAGGTCAGCGACGAAGGCCTGGGCTTCGCGATGCACGGCCCGCCCGGCGCGCCGCCGCCGACCGCGGTCTCCGGCCGCGGCCTGTACATGATCGACCAGCTCGCCGACTGGCTCCAGGTGGACAGCCAGCCCGGCCGAGGCACCACTGTCCGGTTCGCGAAGTCGCTGGCTTGA
- a CDS encoding PP2C family protein-serine/threonine phosphatase — MIEGHDSDERLRRMEALTDTSLSQLDPDDMLDELLDRTRRVLGMDTAAVLLVDVHARQLVATAARGLEEEVRQGFRLSVGRGFAGRVAAEKRPVALNDVKPGDVANPLLLRAGIRSLLGVPMFGAGEVIGVLHVGCRSPRTFTADDIRLLQVAADRAGVAAQARATTIDRTAALALQRSLLPSQPPDPPGVDIAARYVPGHDAGVGGDWYDVFSLPAGGLGIVVGDVSGHGLAAAVVMGRLRSALRAYTLVTDNPAQALSMLDRKVHHFEAGSLATVLYATISPDRTTMQISLAGHLRPMLALPGQDAVIPDIPVDPPLGLAGHHPARRHTEIAFPPGAVLVCYTDGLVERRHEIIDTGIERLRKAIIAAPAEQVCATAMSALAEERPADDIAMLAIRNTAG, encoded by the coding sequence GTGATCGAGGGCCACGACAGCGACGAACGGCTGCGCCGCATGGAGGCGCTCACCGACACGTCCCTGTCCCAGCTCGACCCGGACGACATGCTCGACGAGCTCCTCGACCGGACCCGCCGCGTGCTGGGCATGGACACGGCGGCGGTGCTGCTCGTCGACGTACACGCCCGGCAGCTCGTCGCGACCGCCGCCCGCGGCCTCGAGGAGGAGGTGCGGCAGGGCTTCCGCCTCTCGGTCGGCCGGGGGTTCGCCGGCCGCGTCGCCGCCGAGAAGCGGCCGGTCGCGCTGAACGACGTCAAGCCCGGCGACGTGGCCAACCCGCTGCTGCTGAGGGCGGGCATCCGGTCGCTGCTGGGCGTGCCGATGTTCGGCGCCGGCGAGGTCATCGGCGTCCTGCACGTCGGCTGCCGCAGCCCGCGCACCTTCACCGCCGACGACATCCGCCTGCTGCAGGTGGCCGCCGACCGCGCCGGCGTCGCCGCGCAGGCCCGCGCCACCACCATCGACCGGACCGCGGCGCTCGCCCTGCAACGCAGCCTGCTGCCCAGCCAACCCCCCGACCCGCCGGGCGTCGACATCGCCGCCCGCTACGTGCCCGGTCACGACGCCGGCGTCGGCGGCGACTGGTACGACGTCTTCTCCCTGCCCGCCGGCGGCCTCGGCATCGTGGTCGGCGACGTCTCCGGACACGGCCTCGCCGCCGCCGTGGTGATGGGCCGCCTGCGCAGCGCACTGCGCGCGTACACGCTGGTCACCGACAACCCGGCGCAGGCGCTGAGCATGCTGGACCGCAAGGTGCACCACTTCGAGGCGGGCAGCCTCGCGACGGTCCTGTACGCCACGATCAGCCCCGACCGCACCACGATGCAGATCTCCCTGGCCGGCCACCTGCGCCCGATGCTCGCGCTCCCGGGCCAGGACGCGGTCATCCCCGACATCCCGGTGGACCCGCCCCTCGGCCTGGCCGGCCACCACCCGGCACGCCGGCACACCGAGATCGCCTTCCCGCCCGGCGCGGTCCTGGTCTGCTACACCGACGGCCTCGTCGAACGCCGCCACGAGATCATCGACACTGGCATCGAACGCCTCCGCAAGGCCATCATCGCCGCCCCCGCCGAGCAGGTCTGCGCGACGGCGATGTCCGCACTGGCCGAGGAACGCCCGGCCGACGACATCGCGATGCTCGCGATCCGCAACACCGCGGGCTGA
- a CDS encoding DUF6082 family protein produces MAASLLIASVAVLFIVVASPLALGLIAPRSDNWVTLSNVGQAYGAVSALLSALALFGVMVSLAFQWRQNQIALNLAVREQQRALVEMGISNPELLYSKIRDVEEKDLPMTQYANLWMSHWKLLWDMRNIHEPHVSHLAYELFKNDVAYAWWEKVGTHWNIDGSRRDRKFMEVVMEAHREASEHQR; encoded by the coding sequence GTGGCCGCCTCTCTGCTCATCGCGTCGGTAGCGGTACTCTTCATTGTCGTTGCCTCTCCTCTGGCATTGGGGCTTATCGCGCCGAGGAGTGACAACTGGGTGACCCTCTCAAACGTCGGTCAGGCATACGGTGCAGTGTCCGCACTTCTGTCTGCCCTGGCGCTTTTCGGCGTCATGGTCTCGCTGGCGTTTCAGTGGCGGCAGAACCAGATCGCGCTCAACCTGGCCGTCCGGGAGCAGCAGCGAGCACTGGTGGAGATGGGAATCTCAAATCCCGAGCTGCTCTACTCCAAGATCAGGGACGTCGAGGAAAAAGACCTTCCCATGACGCAGTACGCGAATCTTTGGATGTCGCATTGGAAGCTTTTGTGGGATATGCGCAACATACACGAACCGCATGTTTCTCACCTGGCGTACGAGCTTTTCAAGAACGACGTCGCATACGCCTGGTGGGAAAAGGTCGGTACGCATTGGAATATCGACGGGTCGCGCCGCGACAGAAAGTTCATGGAAGTTGTCATGGAGGCGCATCGGGAAGCATCAGAGCATCAGCGGTAG
- a CDS encoding cellulose binding domain-containing protein, with translation MLYRISVVLAGATVALTGLVAAGMGSAGASPTTLTATESPSPTATPRPTPTCPPVLPITGAATAVTATSVTITYATFLTPPCGYNPPVTVVLFASQEDAQLWQNPLAEIVSGPERSGTVTFSGLTPDTPYWFRFGADGRQVPYPIGTARTAPTQACTATAVINNTWSTGFIATVTVRSTGTETLPSWRTTWQWPGNQRIVAAWGGVVETSGTTVTVRNASYNGTLAPGASTTFGMLVEGGTPLPSFYPTCSR, from the coding sequence ATGCTCTACAGGATCAGCGTTGTACTCGCCGGCGCGACCGTCGCCCTGACCGGTCTCGTCGCCGCCGGCATGGGCAGCGCCGGCGCCTCCCCCACGACATTGACGGCCACCGAGAGCCCGTCACCGACCGCGACCCCCAGGCCGACGCCGACCTGCCCGCCGGTCCTGCCGATCACCGGCGCCGCCACCGCGGTCACCGCCACGAGCGTGACCATCACCTATGCGACCTTCCTGACCCCACCGTGCGGCTACAACCCGCCGGTCACCGTCGTCCTCTTCGCCAGCCAGGAGGACGCCCAGCTCTGGCAGAACCCGCTGGCCGAGATCGTCTCCGGCCCCGAACGCTCCGGCACGGTCACCTTCAGCGGCCTGACCCCGGACACCCCGTACTGGTTCCGCTTCGGCGCCGACGGCCGCCAGGTCCCGTACCCGATCGGCACCGCGCGCACGGCCCCGACCCAGGCCTGCACGGCGACGGCCGTCATCAACAACACCTGGAGCACCGGCTTCATCGCCACGGTCACGGTACGCAGCACCGGCACCGAAACCCTGCCCAGCTGGCGCACGACCTGGCAGTGGCCCGGCAACCAGCGGATCGTCGCCGCCTGGGGCGGCGTGGTGGAGACCAGCGGCACGACGGTCACGGTCCGCAACGCCTCGTACAACGGGACGCTGGCACCGGGCGCGTCGACGACGTTCGGCATGCTGGTCGAGGGCGGCACGCCCCTTCCGAGCTTCTACCCGACCTGCTCCCGCTGA
- a CDS encoding Clp protease N-terminal domain-containing protein has product MSGDARTGVGTDSRRWSTDYLPTAVSWILTHTLRGVRRTGQLPVGTEHVVRLLLRVCPVGLAARGQTRRGVAAAVARWRPDGGVERPDGEGLWELTDAATADLREATSRLVTPREGTPERLRELWTGELVAAVRRAAALAGAEGVWRPHAVHLLRAVLADEASRGVRALASAGVGTRFAGLDIPDDLPPREALPDTAVVPYLDRRGWIRPHAAPPYRTGVVGRLRWRWAALRDDPRVRPMATDILLGVYQEAIRNAVRLGHRATTSAHVVVGLAALEHHLSTTGQQLRSRAASLDAAGRLLREHGIDYRAAYETAALTCADLATTGERWPRIDGDVERRTWQLWQRLDAAGLPYAGTTAVLHAHLAGPEGSAAAVVRALGVSPSALESTALRHLYGAGPRRGAR; this is encoded by the coding sequence ATGTCCGGCGATGCGCGCACCGGCGTGGGGACGGACTCGCGGAGGTGGTCGACCGACTACCTGCCTACCGCCGTGTCGTGGATCCTGACCCACACGCTGCGGGGTGTGCGGCGGACCGGGCAGCTGCCGGTCGGCACCGAGCATGTGGTGCGGCTCCTGCTCCGCGTCTGCCCGGTGGGCCTCGCCGCACGGGGCCAGACCCGGCGCGGTGTCGCGGCCGCCGTGGCGCGGTGGCGGCCGGACGGCGGGGTGGAGCGGCCGGACGGTGAGGGCCTGTGGGAGCTGACCGACGCGGCGACCGCGGACCTGCGGGAGGCGACCTCGCGGCTGGTCACGCCGCGGGAGGGTACGCCGGAGCGGCTGCGCGAGCTGTGGACCGGCGAGCTGGTGGCGGCGGTCCGTCGCGCCGCCGCGCTGGCCGGTGCGGAGGGCGTGTGGCGGCCGCACGCGGTACACCTGCTGCGGGCCGTCCTCGCGGACGAGGCCAGCCGGGGGGTCCGGGCGTTGGCCAGCGCGGGCGTCGGCACCCGGTTCGCCGGGCTGGACATCCCGGACGACCTGCCGCCGCGCGAGGCGCTTCCGGACACCGCCGTCGTGCCGTACCTCGACCGGCGCGGCTGGATCCGCCCGCACGCCGCGCCGCCCTACCGCACCGGTGTCGTCGGGCGGCTGCGGTGGCGGTGGGCGGCCCTGCGCGACGACCCGCGGGTGCGCCCGATGGCGACGGACATCCTGCTGGGCGTGTACCAGGAGGCGATCCGCAACGCGGTGCGGCTCGGGCACCGCGCCACCACCTCCGCGCACGTGGTGGTCGGGCTCGCCGCCCTCGAACATCACCTGTCCACCACCGGCCAGCAGCTGCGGAGCCGGGCCGCCTCGCTGGACGCGGCCGGGCGGCTGCTGCGCGAGCACGGCATCGACTACCGCGCGGCGTACGAGACGGCGGCTCTCACCTGCGCGGACCTCGCCACCACCGGGGAACGGTGGCCGCGGATCGACGGCGACGTCGAGCGCCGCACGTGGCAGCTGTGGCAGCGGCTGGACGCGGCCGGCCTGCCGTACGCGGGGACGACGGCCGTCCTGCACGCGCACCTCGCCGGCCCCGAAGGTTCGGCCGCGGCGGTCGTGCGGGCGCTCGGCGTGTCGCCGTCCGCGCTCGAAAGCACGGCGCTGCGCCACCTGTACGGCGCCGGACCGCGACGCGGCGCGCGGTAG
- a CDS encoding STAS domain-containing protein, producing the protein MSAPLAITPSRDADGATVLTVTGEIDMSNAGALADALDRAPAPVVVDMSAVEYLDSAGLAVLFAHADGLTLVANPRLGPVLTISGLAELATVHNAGTGDDPR; encoded by the coding sequence ATGAGCGCACCGCTTGCCATCACTCCCAGCCGGGACGCGGACGGCGCCACCGTCCTGACCGTCACCGGCGAGATCGACATGAGCAACGCCGGCGCGCTCGCCGACGCCCTGGACCGCGCGCCCGCGCCGGTCGTGGTCGACATGTCCGCCGTGGAGTACCTCGACAGCGCCGGCCTGGCCGTCCTCTTCGCCCACGCCGACGGCCTCACGCTCGTCGCCAACCCCCGCCTCGGCCCGGTGCTGACCATCTCCGGCCTCGCCGAGCTCGCCACGGTCCACAATGCGGGTACCGGCGATGACCCGCGCTGA
- a CDS encoding SpoIIE family protein phosphatase has protein sequence MPVAGLGVFSADPEVGRDLAAVDWAATPLGPPESWPQSLRTAVSILLSSRFSMWMAWGPELTFFCNAAYRRDTLARKYPWALGRPAREVWAEIWPDIGPRIDTVLSAGQATWDEALLLFLERSGYPEETYHTFSYSPLRDDGGVPVGMLCVVSEDTKRVIGERRLATLRDLGSDPSAVRTERELLESASHQLGRNRRDLPFTLTYLYQDGVARLAATTGIPAGHPAAPATLPLDSAAEVWPSAALAKGETVLVELDRPPFTGLPAGDLPGPPERALVVPLAQQGGGPNGFLVTALNRYRPLDDGYRAFIELVAGHLAAEISSARSYQAQQRRAEELAELDRAKTAFFSNISHEFRTPLTLIMGPVEELRGRLAGADQGVRDELEVIHRSGLRLGKLVNTLLDFSRIEAGRMQARFEPVDLAAVTAELASVFRSAVERAGLVLAVDCPPLDRPVYLDLAMWEKVVLNLLSNALKFTFEGTIGVSVRAGDREAVVTVADTGTGVAADQLPRLFERFHRVENARSRSNEGSGIGLALVQELVTLHGGTITADSVEGRGTRFSIRLPYGHAHLPEESVAAAAGTTAVSATADPYVQEALRWLPDGEDGGPGSEVVTRAGEGTLVVADDNADMREYLTRLLTTAGYQVVAVADGQQALEAVRASAPDLLVSDVMMPNRDGLSLVGALRADHRTAAVPVLLLSARAGQEASIEGLQAGADDYLVKPFAAAELLARVRANVQLARLRNHHARWRTALVDSMQEAFFVCDERGAVVEINAAFTEILGYGPEDLPYEPVHPWWPDAAADPEARRRVERAFATMLAEAEGSGTVPVTHRDGHRLWVSATFNRVRDPDTRQGVVVGTFRDVTADHYAIQRESALAALSVRLSGAATLDEALSGALEELRELWSAAGVSAVVFRAGSVPALTAVAGRAAEWGDLAEADRAALVALRDGPTLTAATLDGDAAGIALEHPDGTLVLRLDLGPSRPFSGDDLLLLSLLAGHLAQGLARAQQIDQQRETAIALQRSILGPSTLPPGFAVRYEPAARPLEVGGDWYDIIPLTDGRIGIVVGDCVGRGLAAAAVMGQLRSACRALLLQDHSPARTLMTMDHFAAGVPGAACTTVFCGVLDPATGHLTYASAGHPPGILALADGSPLLLDGGRSLPLAVRPGRARGQAEHAVPARATMLLYTDGLIERRRRPLTDGIHLAASAVRDGADGGLAELATGIMSRLVTGDGYDDDVAVLLYRRPGPVDLTFSAEPGQLAPVRGVLRQWLEQCDVSALTAQNVLVAAGEACANAIEHGHRHAPGGPIRVRAEAYARRLHLAVADSGEWKTPAPEPDAYRGRGLKLMRAMMDRVAIDASPGGTTVDMEVRIAG, from the coding sequence ATGCCGGTGGCTGGCCTCGGCGTGTTCAGCGCCGACCCGGAGGTCGGGCGGGACCTCGCGGCGGTCGACTGGGCGGCGACGCCGCTGGGGCCACCCGAGAGCTGGCCGCAGAGCCTGCGCACGGCGGTCAGCATCCTGCTCTCGTCGCGGTTTTCGATGTGGATGGCGTGGGGCCCGGAGCTGACGTTCTTCTGCAACGCCGCCTACCGGCGCGACACCCTCGCCCGCAAGTACCCGTGGGCGCTGGGCCGGCCGGCGCGTGAGGTGTGGGCGGAGATCTGGCCCGACATCGGCCCGCGGATCGACACCGTCCTGTCCGCCGGGCAGGCGACCTGGGACGAGGCGCTGCTGCTGTTCCTGGAGCGGTCCGGCTACCCGGAGGAGACCTACCACACGTTCTCGTACAGCCCGCTGCGCGACGACGGCGGCGTGCCGGTCGGCATGCTCTGCGTGGTCAGCGAGGACACCAAGCGGGTCATCGGCGAGCGCCGCCTGGCGACGCTGCGCGACCTGGGCTCGGACCCCAGCGCGGTGCGCACCGAGCGGGAGCTCCTCGAAAGCGCCAGCCACCAGCTCGGCCGCAACCGCCGCGACCTGCCCTTCACGCTGACCTACCTGTACCAGGACGGCGTGGCCCGGCTGGCGGCCACGACCGGCATACCGGCCGGGCACCCGGCCGCCCCGGCGACCCTGCCGCTCGACAGCGCGGCCGAGGTCTGGCCGAGCGCCGCGCTGGCCAAGGGCGAGACGGTGCTCGTCGAGCTCGACCGGCCGCCGTTCACCGGGCTGCCGGCCGGCGACCTGCCCGGCCCGCCGGAGCGGGCCCTCGTCGTGCCGCTGGCGCAGCAGGGCGGCGGCCCCAACGGGTTCCTGGTCACGGCGCTCAACCGGTACCGGCCGCTGGACGACGGCTACCGCGCCTTCATCGAGCTGGTCGCCGGTCACCTGGCGGCCGAGATCTCCAGCGCCCGCAGCTACCAGGCGCAGCAGCGGCGGGCCGAGGAGCTGGCCGAGCTCGACCGCGCGAAGACCGCGTTCTTCTCCAACATCAGCCACGAGTTCCGCACCCCGCTGACATTGATCATGGGGCCGGTGGAGGAGCTGCGCGGCCGGCTGGCCGGCGCAGACCAGGGTGTGCGCGACGAGCTGGAGGTGATCCACCGCAGCGGGCTGCGGCTGGGCAAGCTCGTCAACACGCTGCTCGACTTCTCCCGCATCGAGGCCGGCCGCATGCAGGCCCGGTTCGAGCCGGTCGACCTCGCGGCCGTCACCGCCGAGCTGGCCAGCGTGTTCCGCTCCGCGGTCGAGCGGGCCGGGCTGGTCCTCGCCGTCGACTGCCCGCCGCTGGACCGCCCGGTGTACCTCGACCTCGCCATGTGGGAGAAGGTCGTCCTCAACCTGCTCAGCAACGCGCTCAAGTTCACCTTCGAAGGCACCATCGGCGTGAGCGTGCGGGCCGGCGACCGGGAGGCGGTGGTGACCGTCGCCGACACCGGCACCGGCGTGGCCGCCGACCAGCTGCCGCGGCTGTTCGAGCGGTTCCACCGCGTGGAAAACGCCCGCTCCCGCTCCAACGAGGGCAGCGGCATCGGCCTGGCGCTGGTGCAGGAGCTGGTGACCCTGCACGGCGGCACGATCACCGCGGACAGCGTCGAGGGGCGGGGCACCCGGTTCTCCATCCGCCTGCCGTACGGCCACGCCCACCTGCCGGAGGAGTCGGTCGCCGCCGCCGCGGGGACTACCGCTGTCTCCGCCACCGCCGACCCGTACGTGCAGGAGGCGCTGCGCTGGCTGCCCGACGGCGAGGACGGCGGACCCGGGTCCGAGGTGGTCACCCGGGCGGGCGAGGGCACGCTCGTCGTGGCCGACGACAACGCGGACATGCGGGAGTACCTGACCCGCCTGCTGACCACCGCCGGCTACCAGGTCGTGGCGGTGGCCGACGGGCAGCAGGCGCTGGAGGCGGTCCGCGCGTCCGCACCCGACCTGCTGGTCAGCGACGTGATGATGCCCAACCGCGACGGGCTGTCGCTGGTGGGCGCGCTGCGTGCCGACCACCGCACCGCCGCCGTCCCGGTGCTGCTGCTGTCCGCGCGGGCCGGGCAGGAGGCGTCCATCGAGGGCCTGCAGGCCGGCGCCGACGACTACCTGGTCAAGCCGTTCGCGGCCGCCGAGCTGCTGGCCCGGGTGCGGGCGAACGTGCAGCTGGCCCGGCTGCGCAACCACCACGCCCGCTGGCGGACCGCGCTTGTCGACTCGATGCAGGAGGCGTTCTTCGTCTGCGACGAGCGGGGCGCGGTGGTCGAGATCAACGCGGCGTTCACCGAGATCCTCGGGTACGGCCCGGAGGACCTGCCGTACGAGCCGGTCCACCCGTGGTGGCCGGACGCCGCCGCCGACCCGGAGGCCCGCCGGCGGGTCGAGCGGGCTTTCGCGACGATGCTCGCGGAGGCCGAGGGCAGCGGCACCGTGCCGGTCACCCACCGCGACGGGCACCGGCTCTGGGTGAGCGCCACGTTCAACCGGGTCCGCGACCCGGACACCCGCCAGGGCGTCGTGGTCGGCACGTTCCGCGACGTCACCGCCGACCACTACGCGATCCAGCGGGAGTCGGCCCTGGCCGCGCTCAGCGTGCGGCTGTCCGGCGCCGCGACGCTCGACGAGGCGCTGTCCGGCGCGCTGGAGGAGCTGCGGGAGCTGTGGTCCGCCGCGGGCGTGTCGGCGGTGGTCTTCCGCGCCGGCTCGGTGCCGGCGCTGACCGCCGTCGCCGGGCGGGCGGCCGAGTGGGGCGACCTCGCCGAGGCCGACCGGGCGGCGCTGGTCGCGCTGCGCGACGGCCCGACGCTGACCGCGGCGACGCTCGACGGGGACGCCGCCGGCATCGCGCTGGAACACCCGGACGGGACCCTGGTACTCCGCCTGGACCTCGGCCCGTCGCGCCCGTTCAGCGGCGACGACCTGCTGCTGCTGTCGCTGCTGGCCGGGCACCTGGCACAGGGGCTGGCCCGCGCTCAGCAGATCGACCAGCAGCGGGAGACCGCGATCGCGTTGCAGCGCTCGATCCTCGGGCCGTCCACGCTGCCGCCCGGTTTCGCCGTCCGGTACGAGCCGGCCGCCCGCCCGCTGGAGGTGGGCGGCGACTGGTACGACATCATCCCGCTGACCGACGGCCGCATCGGCATCGTCGTCGGCGACTGCGTCGGCCGCGGGCTCGCGGCCGCGGCCGTGATGGGCCAGCTGCGCAGCGCCTGCCGCGCGCTGCTGCTGCAGGACCACAGCCCGGCCCGCACGCTGATGACGATGGACCATTTCGCCGCCGGGGTGCCGGGCGCCGCCTGCACCACCGTCTTCTGCGGTGTCCTCGACCCGGCGACCGGGCACCTGACCTACGCCAGCGCCGGGCATCCGCCGGGCATCCTCGCCCTCGCCGACGGCAGCCCGCTGCTGCTGGACGGCGGCCGTTCGCTGCCCCTCGCGGTGCGGCCGGGCCGGGCCCGCGGCCAGGCCGAGCACGCCGTACCGGCCCGCGCCACCATGCTGCTCTACACCGACGGCCTCATCGAGCGGCGCCGCCGGCCGCTCACCGACGGCATCCACCTGGCCGCCAGCGCGGTCCGGGACGGCGCGGACGGCGGCCTGGCGGAGCTGGCCACGGGCATCATGTCGCGGCTGGTCACCGGCGACGGGTACGACGACGACGTCGCCGTCCTGCTCTACCGCCGCCCGGGCCCGGTCGACCTGACCTTCTCCGCCGAGCCGGGCCAGCTCGCGCCGGTGCGCGGGGTGCTGCGGCAGTGGCTGGAGCAGTGCGACGTCTCCGCGCTCACCGCGCAGAACGTGCTCGTCGCCGCGGGCGAGGCGTGCGCCAACGCGATCGAGCACGGCCACCGCCACGCGCCCGGCGGTCCGATCCGGGTGCGGGCGGAGGCGTACGCGCGGCGCCTGCACCTGGCCGTCGCCGACAGCGGCGAGTGGAAGACACCGGCACCCGAGCCGGACGCCTACCGCGGGCGGGGCCTGAAGCTGATGCGCGCGATGATGGACCGGGTAGCCATCGACGCCAGCCCGGGCGGCACCACCGTCGACATGGAAGTGAGGATCGCAGGATGA